TACCACCTGTGAATATGTTAAGCCACTGAAAGCTTCTTTGGAGCATTACGAATGGACTGCTTGGTCCCACTTGCGTTCCGATGCGACAGGACTGTCCCTATGCCACACTGGGGTGCGTCGGCGGCCAGTGTTAACAGTATACCCGGCATGAAGGAAGACAGACAAGGAGTGGAGCACAAACAGAGTTTGAGGGACTGAAAAGATCTTTGTCACAATTCACGGTGAAACATTCAGCTCTCCTTTACCTAGCACCATTCACCACTAGTTTcggtcatcttatccgcatggcagccacgtctcgatccctgagtcaacagatggggacgtttgcaacacaacaaccatctgcacgaacacttcgacgacgtttgcagcagcatggactatcagctcggagaacatggctgcggttacccttgacgctgcatcacagacaggagcgccagcgatgttgtactcaacgacgaacctgggtgcgtgaatggcaaaacgtcatttttttcggatgaatccaggttctgtttacagcatcatgatggttgcatccgtgtttggcgacatcgcggtgaacgcacgatGGTagcgtgtatcacccggcgtgatggtatggggtgccactggttatacgtctcggtcacttcttgttcacattgacggcactttaaacagtggacgttacatttcagatgtgttacgacccgtggctctacccttcattcgatccctgcgaaaccctacatttcagcaggataatgcactaccgcatgttgcaggtcctgtacggtcctttctggatacagaaaatgttcgactgctgccctggccagcacattctccagatgtctcaccaactgaaagcgtctggtcaatggtgcagagcaactggctcgtcacaatacgccagtcagtactcttgatgaactgtggtatcgtgttgaagctacatgggcagctgtacctgtacacgccatccaagctctgtttgactcaatgcccaggtgtatcaaggtcgttattacggtcatagatggttgttctgggtactgatttctcaggatctgtgcacccaaatttcgtgataatgtaatcacatttcagttctagtatagtatatttgtccaatgaatagaataaccggttatcatctgcatttcttcttggtgtagcaattttaatggccagtagtgtattgcaaGAGGGCTAGGAGACGCCCTGCTAAATGTCGTCGACACGCACCGTTATACGCCTAGTTGTCTGCGTCCAAGAACTAGCCGGCGGAAGGCCGGAGTCCACTTTCACAAGGCGCTGACCGTCGGCCTCTGCGTATATAAACGCGCAGAAGCTGGTTCCAGGTATGCACTGGCTAACAGCGGCAGCGGTAATAGCATCGGCATAACAGGCGCGCAGCACCACCAGCAAACATGAAGCTCCTGGTGAGTTCACATGACACAGGCTCACTACGTCTTACCAAAGGCGGAGCACAACCTCTTTGAAGTTCTTACTGCTAGCGTTGATACTTTATAAATGTATTTATATCATTTTATGTTGAATTTACTTTCACAGCCAGTGAGCTTATTATTACAGACACTATTATACGCATACGATGCAAGTAGACTGTTTGTCATTACTGATTTAACTTAAAATATATTTCGAATTATGTCGCGGCTTTATGTACTTCTTCTGCTCTCTAGATATaaaatgacttggaaagaaaaggaAAGTTTAATGAAGCATCTACAGTCTGATTATTGAAGAGTAATGAGGAAAGAGTTGATTGTGATCCACTGGAAGGATTAGTACAAGCTATCAAAAGAATCAATTTAGAGATATTATGAAAAGATTTAAATCAGGATAGGCGAACGATGATATAGACTCCCATGAATATAGTTTAACACCCTTAATCATTATATGATCGGGCTCTACACAAATGGTATCAGAGCTTAAATGTAGACAGGCTCATTGGAGATGCAATTTTAAATTGTTTGGTGCTTCAGCTGGTATCATAGCTCTGCGTGTAGATAGGCTCTTTGGAGCTGATGTTGGCCATTATTTTATCGCGTGAGGTAGAGATACAAGAAATCCATGCAGTTAAAAATGCTCGACATGCGACGTTCTGTTTCCCCGCATCGCTTCATTCTACCCTGAGTGGTGTACGCAAACCCAGCTACGAACAGGTCTAGGGGAAGGTTATCTAAAAGAAGTTGTTGTACATCTCTAGTAGCGTGATGGTTTACAACGCCAGGTTATAGTAGGCGCAACTCCAGATTTCTTGGGTGAAAGAGGAACTTGGTCACAAAATGGCTCAGTACTGGTAAATCAGTGTTACAGATGACGCTCTTAGGCAAAATTCGAGATCTTTTCTATGACTTACCTTCTTGATAGGTAACAACAAATATTACATACTTCTTTCAGCCCCACTGgcgctgcatctacatccatactccacatgccacctgacggtgtgtggcggagggtactttgagtacctctatcggttttcccttctattccagtctcgtattgttcgtggaaagaaagattgtcggtatgcctctgtgtgggctctaattttattctcatggtctcttcgcgagatatacatagcggggagcaatatactgcttgactcctcggtgaagttatgttctcgaaacttcaacaaaagcctgtaccgagctactgagcgtctctcttgcagagtcttccactggaattcatatatcatttccgtaacgctttcgcgattactaagtgatcttGTAACGAAGTTCTCTGTTGAACGTTTCAGGAGGCTTTTGTGAGAAAGTAAAATTTAATTCCGTTTTTTTTCTAAGAAAGAAAGGATGAACTTGGATTTTCCTGGTAGACACGGTGGTTAACAACGTGACAGTTTTTCGCGGAATGGAATCTTTAAGTTACACCAATTTATAACCCGCAGAATAAGTTCTCCAGTTATGAAAATTCTGGCTCTTACAGCAAGATAATTTCAGGATTCAGCATCAGTTAGGTGcccgtctgtctatctgtctgtctgtcaagaCCCTTTTATCTCAGGAACAGGAAAACGTACCAATTTGAAATTTGTGTCAGTTACTAAAGTGCACTGTCCCTTGgtggtgtgaaaaatttaagcttctaagccaatgcaatcaaaagatgcggccatttatgtcacataatatgaTACTCGCAAACTATTGAACTGTTTGCATACGGAATCACCTTCGTAGCGGGCTCTAAGGGTGCGAGGTCCTCGCACTCGTCTAGTTTTGTTCAGAAAGCGTTATCATGATGTGTAATATCAATTTTGGAATTTTCTACGAAGAAATTTTTAAGGGCATGTGTATGCGCCCCCTGTAGTGTACAAGGGCTATGAAGATTTGTCAATTGTACTCGGATTAGATGACCCAAGGATACTGATTTGCAGCCGTTCCCTGCATATGAAGAGGTAGAATTTCcaaaattaacacaaatggtcGTCATAAAATGGGAATTTGGCAACGCTCTAACCACGCCAGTATCTACGAACTACAATACCATAAAGCACCAGTGATCGTTAGTGTTGTTAGAATGCCCGAGACTGAGAGCTCGATTCCTTGTCTAGCCACATCGGCCCTTATTTGTTGACTTTTATCTGTTCAGTATTCTGTCTGGCTTCTTAATCGTTGTACAGgatttgcagcaatttgtgaacAAAACACGTACTTAATATGTACAAAGAAATAAGTGTACAGTCATATATATTAGTACAATGTTAATACACTTTTGACTTTATGTGTTCATTCTGTCATCTCCCACTCCAGTTTCTATAACATGGAATGTTATGTTGCTGCTTATCATGCATGATATGCTGGCACATCGTTCAGTGCTTGTTCTGGTCTGCCTACAGATCGTCCTGAGTGCCTTGGTGGCAGTGGCGCTGGCCACGCCCGGCTACCTGGGGGCGGCGGGTGTCGCCCCCGTCATCGGCTCAGCGCCGGGCCTCGTCGCCCCACAGCCGCCGGCCCCCGTGGTGGTGGGCGGCCTGGCAGCCTACGGCCCCGCCAACATCGTGCTGGGGCCGGAGGGCGTGCCCCTGGACACGCCTGCAGTGGCCGCCGCCAGAGTGCAGCACCTGTCCGCGCGCCTCGCCGTGCAGTCTCGCGGGTCCGgtagcgctgccgccgccgccgccgctgccgccgccgccgccggcgcctacGCCGTGCCCGCAGCtgtcgccgcccccgccgtcgccgccgtcgccccCGCCGCCTACGGCGTTCCTGGACTCGCAGGCCTCGCTGCCGCCAAGGCTCTCTACCACGGCTGAGACATCAGCGAGCCGATACTGAAACGGGCCCTGTAAAGCAGCTTGTGTACACAATTCGGTGTAGCTACTGTAGATGCACACAGTCTTTGTATGTTACTAGAGGACGCCGAGGACGAATAAATTATGATTCATAACTATGTTTCTGTTGTTTTTTGCTTCCGTTGTCCTACTGTTATAGCATGCAAAGCTGGTACTCAAGATGCAAAGCtgttactttttgccgatgatacaagtataggtatcacacccaacagacaagaat
This genomic interval from Schistocerca cancellata isolate TAMUIC-IGC-003103 chromosome 3, iqSchCanc2.1, whole genome shotgun sequence contains the following:
- the LOC126176118 gene encoding cuticle protein 18.7-like codes for the protein MKLLIVLSALVAVALATPGYLGAAGVAPVIGSAPGLVAPQPPAPVVVGGLAAYGPANIVLGPEGVPLDTPAVAAARVQHLSARLAVQSRGSGSAAAAAAAAFALLFPF